A segment of the Leptospira barantonii genome:
TCGAACTCAAGTTAAACGATGAGATTCTCACCATGTCCGCAAACGGAAGTTTTCAATTTGTGAAGTCCGTAACGCAGAATAAAAGTTATCAACTCGCGGTTTCAAATCCGCCGAGCGGACATTTCTGTAAGATTTATTCCGGTTCAACGGAGAATTCTTCCGGTGTTGCGACCGCCGACGTTTCCGATTTGGTCGTTTATTGCACGACGATTCTCATCAATGGAAAGTTCAAAGGTGATACGATCGACATCAAAGAAGACGGAACCGCTCTCAACTTCGACATCGCTCTCAGCGGACCTCATGGGCCCGGAGATCCGGTGACTCATATCGGACTTTCCACAAGTGCGACGATCGATCATTTCAGTCCAGGACCCGAAGCGTTCGATACGAACTTTGCGAATCCGGACTCGGTTTCTGTGAGGGCTTCCGATTTGGCTCCGACGAACAGCGGGGATTTTGGAAATAAAAGTTATACTCTGACCGTGACCGCGGCGCCGATCAATTTGTCTTTGGATTTTACGATTCGAATTCTGGACAACGATCGTAGGGTTCGTCAGATCCAAAGAATGAGCGGCGGGAACATGCAATACGGAGGCGCCTCTTTAGGCGTTCAAGGCGCCGATTCCGCGTGCAGCGCGGACGCGGGATTTATTTCAAAGGCATTGGTCGGAGTCGCATCTCGTGTTCCCGGAAACGCGGACTGGCCCATTCTTCCGAACACAAGATATTATAACTACGATACGTTGAGTGCCATCGCGACCGCGGACGCCAACGGTGTGATTCCATACGCGACTTTGT
Coding sequences within it:
- a CDS encoding DUF1554 domain-containing protein, which produces MKPVPFYKNVIFFFTSIMLGSCAEANRFALDGQNGALLAYVQDTSESSASAGNLPGFRFSGVVQGIKTGTVELKLNDEILTMSANGSFQFVKSVTQNKSYQLAVSNPPSGHFCKIYSGSTENSSGVATADVSDLVVYCTTILINGKFKGDTIDIKEDGTALNFDIALSGPHGPGDPVTHIGLSTSATIDHFSPGPEAFDTNFANPDSVSVRASDLAPTNSGDFGNKSYTLTVTAAPINLSLDFTIRILDNDRRVRQIQRMSGGNMQYGGASLGVQGADSACSADAGFISKALVGVASRVPGNADWPILPNTRYYNYDTLSAIATADANGVIPYATLYGSTAIGAANFWSGFNTNWTLNANNCNDWTNGSSGTGLAGDASTNVACTTGNRYTLCIEQQ